The genome window GTGAGCAAGCTCGGCGACGTGGCAACGGCCACTGTAGGGCTCACCGAGACATTGATGGTGCCGGTATACTCGATCGCCTGGGGATTGGGGATGGGCATCACGGCGGTGGTGGCGAGGCGCAGCGGTGAGAAGGACAAGGAGGCCGCGCGCGTGGCGGCCGGGCAGAGCCTGTTCCTGGCACTCATGATCGGCGTCGCGCTGGCCTTGCCATCGGCGTTGCTCGCACCGGAGCTGCTGCATCTCATGGGGGCCGCTCCCGAGGTGATGGAGAGCGCGGTGCCCTACGCGCGGTTGATGCTCGCCAGCAACCTTGTCGTCACCTTGCTCTTTGCCATGAATGCCGTGTTCCGCGGTGCGGGCAATGCGGGCATCGCTTTGCGAACACTGCTGCTCGCCAACGGCATCAATTGCATCCTCGACCCGCTCTTCATCTTCGGCATTGGTCCGTTCCCCGATCTCGGCGTCCAAGGCGCCGCCGTGGCCACCACCATCGGCCGAGGCATCGGTGTGTGCTACCTGCTCTGGAACCTCTTCAAGGCAGGCGGTGCCTTTGCCGTGGTCCTGCCCGATCTGCGACCTGTTGCTGCGATCCTGGGCAACATCATCAAAGTCTCCCTCGGCGGCATCGGGCAATTCCTCATTGCCAGTGCGAGCTGGATCTTCCTCGTGCGCATCGTGGCCGATTTCGGGACGGCTGCCGTGGGCGGCTATACCGTGGCTGTGCGCGTGATCATTGTCGCGCTGTTGCCCGCCTGGGGCATGGCCAATGCAGCCGCTACGCTCGTGGGTCAGAACCTTGGCGCCCAGCAGCCAGACCGCGCGCAGCGCAGCGTATGGCTCTGCGGGCACTACAACATGGTGTTCATGGTGCTGGTCACTTTGTTCTTCTGGATCGGTGCACCGTGGATCGTCTCGTTCTTCGCGCAGAGCCCGGAAGCCGATGCCACGGCGATCACGGCCCTTCGCATCGTGAGTTGCGGCTACTTCTTCTACGGCTACGGCATGGTGCTCGCGCAAGCGTTCAATGGCGCTGGCGACAGCCTCACGCCCACTTGGCTGAATGCCATCTGCTTCTGGGCCATCGAGATACCGCTGGCCTACCTGCTCGCCATCATCGCTGGTTTGGGTCCAGCGGGCGTCTTCGCTTCAGTGGCCATCAGCGAGAGCATCCTCGCGGTGCTCAGCGGCATGCTCTTCCAGCGCGGCCGGTGGAAGCTGGCGCGGGTGTGAGCGATGTGGGTTGCGCGGGTTGAGAATTGAGCCTTCTTCCAGAAGGACGGTTGAGGGTTGGCCCTTCGCGCATGCAGGAGTCAGTTGGTGTTCATGATCGCTTCAGCCACCGGAGACGCTACTTTCGAGCATCGGAACAACCCTCAGCCTTTCGTTGTTTCAACCTGCAAGCCCGAACCTGCTCAACCTTCAGGCTGCAACCCCGAACCTCCAACCCCGGCCAAACATGTTCCTCAAGCGCCTGTTCTACTACCTGAATCCGCTCACGCTCTTCGGTAAGTCCAACCCGGACTACAGCCTCCGCTTCATGCATGGCATCAACCGGATCAGCATCCTGCTCTTCCTGTTGTGCGTGACGGTCATGGTGGTTCGCGCGCTCAGTAAGTGACTCGATCATGCTGGAGGCCGAATTCATCAGACTGGATCGCGTGCGCCGCTTGGATGCGGTGCGTGCGGAGGGCGAGTACCTCGGATCGCGGGTTCATGGGGGCCATCGCGTCCATCTGTACCGCATGGATGGCTTCTTCTGCGAAGTGTGGATGCGCCTGGGCTGGGACCAGGTGGAGTGGATCGAAGTGGCCCGCAACACCGAGGTGCTCAGCGAGTACGTGAGGCTTGACCTGAAGGACCTGCGTTGATTCAACCGGATTCCTCCACCAGAACGCTTGCACGGAACGGATGCAACGTTCTCGATCACTTGGAATTCTACCTTCCGCCATGATCAATTTGCGTTGGGTCGCTTCCTTGGCCTGCCTATCGATATTGAGCGTTTCGGCGCAGATCTATCGGTTCGGGCCGCCACCTGATTGGGTGGACTTGCTCAACATTGATGGACTAGCCATCTCGGATACTTCTTGCACGAGCGGGGAGAGGAGTTCCTGCTACAGGACAGGCAATCGCATCTTGGCCGAGATGAGTTCTGCTTCCGATTGGTTACGCGGCTGACCTCGTCAGAAGGGGTGCAGAATGGGTCGCAGGTGTCGATACGGATCGACCCTTCTTACCAGCGCTTAGTCATCCATCACATCGCTGTGATACGCGACGGGGCGGTGATTCTGCACGCAACGCCATCAAGCGTTCGGGTACTGCAACAGGAGCCCGATCTTGCGATGCACCTCTATGATGAGAATCGGACGATAGTGGTTGACCTGCCTGGTGTACGGAAAGGGGATTTGATTGACCAACTATACACGACCAAGGGCGAGAACCCTGCGCACCAAGGCAGGTTCAGTGCCCATTACCAGATGGGGTACGGTGTGCCTATCGGCCGCGATCGCGTTCGACTGGTCATTCCCACTGATCGATCAGTCGACTACAGGGAGCATGATGTTGCGGGCCTGCGCAAAGTGCTCTCGCTTGCTGGGGCGGAGGAATGGATGTGGGACCGAGCGCAGGTGCCATGCACCCGGTCGGAAGACCGGACGCCGGGCTGGCACCGGACCTTCCCATCGCTCGAAGTGAGTGAGTTTGGGACGCTGGAGGACCTGCGTCAATGGGCCATCGGCCTCTATGACATCGACCGCAGCCTTAGCGGGCAGTTGGCCGATGTTGTCAGGGAATTGAAGTCCGTACGCGACCCGCTCGCGCGGATTGATAGCGCGGTGCACCTGGTGCAGCGTGAGGTTCGCTATCTCGGCCTCGAGGACGGCATCAGCGCATACAGGCCGCATCCGCCCGCTCAGGTGCTCCACCAGCGCTTCGGTGATTGCAAGGACCAGTCGCTCCTACTGGTCACGCTGCTCAATGCAATCGGCGTTGAAGCGTGGCCTGCACTGGTGAACACCAACGAAGGCCGTCGATTGCCGCAAAGCCTTCCCAGACCCGGCCTCTTCGATCACTGCGTCGTGCTCCTCAGGCATGCCGGCCAGGAGTACTGGATCGATCCAACTCGAACCCATGGCATGGGATCGCTGAAGGAGCGCACCGTACCGGACTTCGCATACGGATTGGTACTTGATGAGAAGCGAAGCGGATGGTCGGCCCTGCCGTACCTGCGCCGGGGTGCGGTGGAATTGGAAGAGCGCTTCACCTTGGACTCGATCGGAGGCGGGGCCATTCTGGATGTACTCACTGTTTACCGTGGCCAGCAGGCCGACATGCAACGTGCGCACTTGGCCGGCAACAGCCTGGCGCAGGTCGGCAAGAGCTACCTCGACTTCTACAGCAGGCAGTACGGCGGGGCCACCGCCTTGGGTCCGATTAAAGTCACGGATGATCCGACTGCGAACATCTTGAAGGTCGCTGAGCGCTATTCGCTGATGGACCTGTGGGAAGGCCCCGATAGCACAGGGGTTTACGTGCTCAATGCGGAGGCCACCTACCTGCGCGACGTCGTGTTCACGAGCAACGTCCGGTTCCGGGCCACCCCAATTGCACTCAGCTACCCATTCGAGGTGAGGCAGCGAATCATCCTCAAGATGCCGGAGCCGTGGTCCGTTGAAATCCAGCCGAAGGAGATCAACGGATTCGGAATACAATACACTCAGGCAACGCGGGCCTTTGCTGATACCGTTCTCGCCGAGTTCTATTACAGCTCGGATAGCCTGAGCGTAGCTGCAGAGGATTCTCCAGCTTTCCATGACCAGCAAGAGCAGATCATGGATGATCTGGGATTCGTGCTGACCTATGGCGGCGAGGTTGACGGGCTGATCGTGCGCCAACGCTGGGCAATCGCCGCGATCCTCCTCTTCGTCGCCCTGGCGATCTGGGGCGCTATCGTGCTATATCGGTTCGATCCCCCCAGGCAAAGCCGACGCACTTGGCATGCCGACGACAGCCATTGGCGGGTGGATGGTGCTGCCTGCGATCGGATTGATCCTGAGCCCTTTCAGGGTGATGTTCGACTTGCTGAGCGATTGGCCCGACTTCATCTACAGCCCCGTGTATGCGAGCTATGTGGCGGTTGAAGATCCGAGCCTGTATCAGCTCTATTGCTACTTCTCGCAGGCTATGAACATCGGTGTTCTTACCGTGTGCATACTGGCTAACCTTCTCTTCTGGAGCCGACGGACGAGCTTGCCCCGTATCATGGTGCTGTTCTATGCGATGAACTTCCTCAATCTGTTCATCGACCTTATGGCCTACGACTTTTTCGATCTACGGGCGGTTACTGGTGAGGCTTATGGTGCGAAGGATGTGGTGCGCGCATTCATCGGTGCTGCCATCTGGATTCCGTACTTCCTGGTCTCATCCCGCGTGCATACCACCTTCCGCAAGCGCTACGATGGCAGCTTCGATGGTCAGGCTCCCGGGCAGATCTAGACCCCGTTCCAGATCCGCCAGCTCGCTTCAGCCTGAGCATGCAGCATGTCGAGCCCATTAGCGATCACGGCGCCGCGATTCCTCCCTTCTTTCAGGAATCCCGTCTCGACCGGATTGTACACCAGATCGATCAGCACGTGCTTTCTCCCTATGGCTTCGTACGGAATCGGCGGCATCGATTCTACATCCGGGTGCATGCCCAGCGGCGTGGTGTTGATGATGAGCGTGCATACATCCACCACGATGGGCTCCAGCAGGTCATAGGTCATGTCACCGCGTTCCCGGCTGCGGCTCACCACCCGGAACTTGATGCCTTGCTCGCGCAGCGCGAAAGCCACCGCGCGGCTCGCTCCGCCACTGCCCAGCACCAGTGCGCGCGGCTTCTTCTTGTTCAGGAGCGGGAGCAGCGTCTGGCGGAATCCCTCCACGTCGGTGTTGAATCCGGTGAGCCGGTCGCCTTCGATCTTGATGGTGTTCACGGCGCCCACTGCGGCCGCTAAGGGGTCGATGGCATCGAGCAACGGCATAACGGCCTGCTTGTATGGGATGGTGACATTCAATCCGCGCAATCCCGGCGTGGCGGCGATGAGCGTGCGCAGGTCTTCAGCGCGCTCGATCCCGAAGAGGTCGTAGCGGTGATCGGCGAGTCCCGCGCGCTGGAATTTCTCCGTGAAGTAGCGCTGGCTGAAGGAGTGGGAGAGGGGCTTGCCGATGAGGCCGTATCGGATCATGCGCGCGGAGGGGCGAATCGCTCGAGCACGAGCAGCAGCGATGCGCCGACCAACGCGAGCACCACGGCGCCTAGTATGTGCGGGTCCTTCGCGGTGATGCCCAAGGCGGTGTCGATCTCGGTGATGGTGGCGTAGTCGCCCGGCCAAACGCTGCGCGTGATGAAGGGCTCCAGGTGCTCATCGGGTCTGCCAGCGTGCACCACGCGCGTGCTGAGCACCTGCTTCCACGGCCAAACGATGTAGAGCGAACCGAGCAGGAAGCCGGTGAGGGTGGCCACGGTAAGGTCGTGGTGGCGCTGGAACATCCAATTGAGCAGGCGTGAGAAGGCCATGAGCCCGAACAGGCAGCCCGCTCCGAAGACAGCGATCACCGGTAGATCGAAGGTCTTCACGGCCGTCATCACGGGCAGGTAGGCGCCCATGAGCAGCAGGATGAACGACCCACTGATGCCCGGCAGGATCATGGCGCAGATGGCGATGGCGCCGGCCATGAAGTAGTAAGGCAAGGTGTCGCTCGCGGTGCCCGGCTCAGCCAACCCGATGTAGAGCGCGATGCCCGCGCCTATCAGGAGGCCAACGACAGGCCCAGCACCCCAGCGCTTCACCAGGATGCCGCAAAGCCAAACGCTGGCCGCGATCAATCCGAAGAAGAAGCCCCAGATGAGCACGGGATGCTCCGTCAGTGCCCAAGTGATGGGGCGCACGAGCAGGAGGATGCTGGTGCCGATGCCTGCGACGAGCGTGACCAGGAAGTCGGCGTTGGCCTGCTGCCACGCGCCTTTGAGCCCGCCTTGCCGCAAGGCCTTGAGCGTATCCGGGCCGATGCCCTTGATCGAGCGCAGCAGTTCCTCATAGATGCCGGAGATGAAGGCGATGGTGCCGCCGGAGACCCCGGGCACCACATCGGCAGCGCCCATCGACATCCCTTTCAAGAAGAGCTTCACCCGCTCGCGGAGATTCATCATGTCAATCGCAATTCAACGGTTCCACCTCCGCGCTCCACGCCTGTATGCCGCCCTTGAGGCTCATCAGTCCGCTGAAGCCGTAGCGCGATTCAAGGGCCTGGATCACAGCGGCCGAACGATTGCCGCTCCTGCAATGGAGGATCACGGGCACATCGCGCCGGATCTCATCCAGCCGCTCCACCACCTCGCCCATAGGGATCAGCGTGCCGCCGATGCTGCACGCCTCGGCTTCATAGGGCTCGCGTACATCAATGAGCTGGTGCGGTGTCCCGCTCGCGCGCATCCGCTTCAGTTCCGAGCAATCGATCTCGATCATGCCGTGATTCTTCGCTTGCGCAAGGATAGTGTCCAGCGGCACTCCCGCCGGTTGCCCACTAGCCCTTCCGTTTGAAATCGAGCTTGTGGAAATGGAAATCGGGGCTGTGCAATTCGATCCGGAATCCGCTGACCTTGTGGTCGGCATCGAAGCTGAAGGTGATGTAGCCGGGCTCGAGGAAGGGGTCCTGGTGCTGCCACTGGAAGGTGTCGAAGTGCCAATGCGAGAGCCCGCCGGTGAAGAGCTCGGGCGCGGGCTTCAGCGAGAGGGAGAGCTTGCCGTCCTTCTCGGTGATCACCGCATCGCCGTAGATCTTGTCGGTGTAGGTGCCCGTGAATGCCGCAGCGGGCAGCGAGGGCTTCGTCTTCGGCGTGCGCGCTGAGAGGCGATCGGCAACGCGCTTGGCTTCGCGCTCCTGGCGCTTGGCGAGCCGAGGCAGCATGTCGGCCACCGGATCGGCCTTGCCATCGCCCAGGTAGAGGTCGAGGATCTCGGCGGTGATGGCGAACACGCTGTACGATTCGCCGTTGCCGAGGCAGATCACCGCGAGGTCCTTATCGGGCGCCACCGCATGGTTGAGGATGAAGCCCGGCATGCCGCCGCTGTGCGTGATCACCGTTTCGTTGTGGTCCGATTCAAGGAACCAGCCGAGCGCAGCGCCATCGCGTCGCCCGCCCATGGGCAGGTGCATGGCCGTGATGCGGTTGTAGCTGGCCTGACTGAGGAACGCCTTGTCTTTCGCCTTGCCCTCATCGGCCCACATCGCATCCCACTTGGCGAGGTCGTTCACCG of Flavobacteriales bacterium contains these proteins:
- a CDS encoding DUF2569 domain-containing protein; the protein is MVLPAIGLILSPFRVMFDLLSDWPDFIYSPVYASYVAVEDPSLYQLYCYFSQAMNIGVLTVCILANLLFWSRRTSLPRIMVLFYAMNFLNLFIDLMAYDFFDLRAVTGEAYGAKDVVRAFIGAAIWIPYFLVSSRVHTTFRKRYDGSFDGQAPGQI
- a CDS encoding MATE family efflux transporter; this encodes MLRRLIKIFLESLNSEERDYTAMGVRRAIVLLSIPMILEMGMEALFALVDTFFVSKLGDVATATVGLTETLMVPVYSIAWGLGMGITAVVARRSGEKDKEAARVAAGQSLFLALMIGVALALPSALLAPELLHLMGAAPEVMESAVPYARLMLASNLVVTLLFAMNAVFRGAGNAGIALRTLLLANGINCILDPLFIFGIGPFPDLGVQGAAVATTIGRGIGVCYLLWNLFKAGGAFAVVLPDLRPVAAILGNIIKVSLGGIGQFLIASASWIFLVRIVADFGTAAVGGYTVAVRVIIVALLPAWGMANAAATLVGQNLGAQQPDRAQRSVWLCGHYNMVFMVLVTLFFWIGAPWIVSFFAQSPEADATAITALRIVSCGYFFYGYGMVLAQAFNGAGDSLTPTWLNAICFWAIEIPLAYLLAIIAGLGPAGVFASVAISESILAVLSGMLFQRGRWKLARV
- a CDS encoding DUF3857 domain-containing protein, giving the protein MHERGEEFLLQDRQSHLGRDEFCFRLVTRLTSSEGVQNGSQVSIRIDPSYQRLVIHHIAVIRDGAVILHATPSSVRVLQQEPDLAMHLYDENRTIVVDLPGVRKGDLIDQLYTTKGENPAHQGRFSAHYQMGYGVPIGRDRVRLVIPTDRSVDYREHDVAGLRKVLSLAGAEEWMWDRAQVPCTRSEDRTPGWHRTFPSLEVSEFGTLEDLRQWAIGLYDIDRSLSGQLADVVRELKSVRDPLARIDSAVHLVQREVRYLGLEDGISAYRPHPPAQVLHQRFGDCKDQSLLLVTLLNAIGVEAWPALVNTNEGRRLPQSLPRPGLFDHCVVLLRHAGQEYWIDPTRTHGMGSLKERTVPDFAYGLVLDEKRSGWSALPYLRRGAVELEERFTLDSIGGGAILDVLTVYRGQQADMQRAHLAGNSLAQVGKSYLDFYSRQYGGATALGPIKVTDDPTANILKVAERYSLMDLWEGPDSTGVYVLNAEATYLRDVVFTSNVRFRATPIALSYPFEVRQRIILKMPEPWSVEIQPKEINGFGIQYTQATRAFADTVLAEFYYSSDSLSVAAEDSPAFHDQQEQIMDDLGFVLTYGGEVDGLIVRQRWAIAAILLFVALAIWGAIVLYRFDPPRQSRRTWHADDSHWRVDGAACDRIDPEPFQGDVRLAERLARLHLQPRVCELCGG
- a CDS encoding DUF368 domain-containing protein, translating into MNLRERVKLFLKGMSMGAADVVPGVSGGTIAFISGIYEELLRSIKGIGPDTLKALRQGGLKGAWQQANADFLVTLVAGIGTSILLLVRPITWALTEHPVLIWGFFFGLIAASVWLCGILVKRWGAGPVVGLLIGAGIALYIGLAEPGTASDTLPYYFMAGAIAICAMILPGISGSFILLLMGAYLPVMTAVKTFDLPVIAVFGAGCLFGLMAFSRLLNWMFQRHHDLTVATLTGFLLGSLYIVWPWKQVLSTRVVHAGRPDEHLEPFITRSVWPGDYATITEIDTALGITAKDPHILGAVVLALVGASLLLVLERFAPPRA
- a CDS encoding shikimate dehydrogenase, with the protein product MIRYGLIGKPLSHSFSQRYFTEKFQRAGLADHRYDLFGIERAEDLRTLIAATPGLRGLNVTIPYKQAVMPLLDAIDPLAAAVGAVNTIKIEGDRLTGFNTDVEGFRQTLLPLLNKKKPRALVLGSGGASRAVAFALREQGIKFRVVSRSRERGDMTYDLLEPIVVDVCTLIINTTPLGMHPDVESMPPIPYEAIGRKHVLIDLVYNPVETGFLKEGRNRGAVIANGLDMLHAQAEASWRIWNGV
- a CDS encoding DUF3471 domain-containing protein, which translates into the protein MPYQALRGADGACGVLSTVNDLAKWDAMWADEGKAKDKAFLSQASYNRITAMHLPMGGRRDGAALGWFLESDHNETVITHSGGMPGFILNHAVAPDKDLAVICLGNGESYSVFAITAEILDLYLGDGKADPVADMLPRLAKRQEREAKRVADRLSARTPKTKPSLPAAAFTGTYTDKIYGDAVITEKDGKLSLSLKPAPELFTGGLSHWHFDTFQWQHQDPFLEPGYITFSFDADHKVSGFRIELHSPDFHFHKLDFKRKG